A single Desulfocurvus vexinensis DSM 17965 DNA region contains:
- a CDS encoding lysylphosphatidylglycerol synthase transmembrane domain-containing protein, which produces MPPAPKTATAPRGGLSARRMAMGLVSLSLLAGLAWMVDPAQALRRLATFPPGLLAVLAVLFALNLLLVSFRFWRIAAHFSIALPWGTALRANLGGHVAGLFFIPLVGQVAGRQALLRGAGVPPLVNTSIAAYEKILLAAASGTLALVGAFLLMEWDSAMHMVSELSLPQVALAGACGYGLSLLLGGGRFERGLLRSCLRWPKLIQVGETLGVTLLGQAVMISCFVLGFHTVAPQVALLDLFAASAVVSFAASLPLSVGGWGTRELAAVYCLGKLGVPAPDALAVSILIGLCSTAVLLATTPLLLRRGGAPAAAPEAAAQPPALMERTSSWLLGAVMAVAVFFQVHVVLAGTTTNLNLADPFALLALAALTLHCLAQRRLPAWRVPGFNAVLACALLVLGTGLLLGLREVGPTQWAGGRGMGALVLLGYCAGGALLVAHHGAHGLRRVVEILAAVACTIVVLQIVLRGLALYGFDLPRDSNFAGYAANRNAFSFQLLCVTGALLGYAAVHARATARAGRRSVLGLALGLLLGGLLLSGSRAGLGTAALLLAAAWAAGRLPVRTLLTAGAIALGLWVLAHPVASPDASRFLYALPGRIIEQPLTDAQLRSAAILEHARWSANWEALRLWTQAPVLGSGLGVFYAKSQALVGQAITVHSTPIWVLAEFGLAGMAVLLAGVALLGRHALRGWRGAAHARALGLVLLGFAVFCQVHEVLYQRIFWLLLGALLALPRAAEPHLPGADAPPPPAPQT; this is translated from the coding sequence ATGCCTCCTGCCCCAAAAACCGCAACGGCCCCGCGCGGCGGGCTTTCGGCCCGGCGCATGGCCATGGGCCTCGTCTCGCTGTCCCTGCTGGCCGGTCTGGCCTGGATGGTGGACCCGGCCCAGGCCCTGCGGCGCCTGGCCACCTTCCCGCCCGGCCTGCTGGCCGTGCTGGCGGTGCTCTTCGCGCTCAACCTGCTGCTGGTGTCCTTCCGCTTCTGGCGCATCGCGGCCCATTTCTCCATCGCCCTGCCCTGGGGCACGGCCCTGCGCGCCAACCTGGGGGGCCATGTGGCCGGGCTGTTCTTCATCCCCCTGGTCGGGCAGGTGGCCGGGCGCCAGGCGCTGCTGCGGGGCGCGGGCGTGCCGCCCCTGGTCAACACCTCCATCGCCGCCTACGAAAAAATCCTGCTGGCCGCCGCCAGCGGCACCCTGGCCCTGGTCGGCGCCTTCCTGCTCATGGAGTGGGACAGCGCCATGCACATGGTCAGCGAACTGTCCCTGCCCCAGGTGGCCCTGGCCGGGGCCTGCGGCTACGGTCTGAGCCTGCTGCTTGGCGGCGGACGCTTCGAGCGCGGCCTGCTGCGCAGCTGCCTGCGCTGGCCCAAGCTGATCCAGGTGGGCGAGACCCTCGGCGTGACCCTGCTCGGGCAGGCGGTGATGATCTCCTGCTTCGTGCTGGGCTTCCACACCGTGGCCCCGCAGGTCGCCCTGCTGGACCTGTTCGCGGCCTCTGCCGTGGTCAGCTTCGCCGCCAGCCTGCCCCTGAGCGTGGGCGGCTGGGGCACCCGCGAGCTGGCGGCGGTCTACTGCCTGGGCAAGCTCGGCGTGCCCGCGCCCGACGCCCTGGCGGTGTCCATCCTCATCGGCCTGTGCTCCACCGCCGTGCTGCTGGCCACGACCCCGCTGCTGCTGCGCCGGGGCGGGGCGCCCGCCGCCGCGCCCGAGGCCGCCGCCCAGCCACCCGCGCTCATGGAGCGCACCTCCTCCTGGCTGCTGGGCGCGGTCATGGCCGTGGCCGTGTTCTTCCAGGTCCACGTCGTGCTGGCTGGCACGACGACCAACCTCAACCTGGCCGACCCCTTCGCCCTGCTGGCCCTGGCCGCGCTGACCCTGCACTGCCTGGCCCAGCGGCGGCTCCCGGCCTGGCGCGTGCCGGGGTTCAACGCCGTGCTGGCCTGCGCGCTGCTCGTGCTGGGCACGGGGCTGCTGCTCGGCCTGCGCGAGGTGGGCCCGACCCAGTGGGCGGGCGGCCGGGGCATGGGCGCGCTGGTGCTGCTGGGCTACTGCGCGGGCGGCGCCCTGCTCGTCGCCCACCACGGCGCCCACGGGCTGCGCCGCGTGGTGGAAATCCTGGCCGCCGTGGCCTGCACCATCGTGGTCCTGCAGATCGTGCTGCGCGGGCTGGCCCTGTACGGGTTCGACCTGCCCCGGGACTCGAATTTCGCGGGCTACGCGGCCAACCGCAACGCCTTCTCCTTCCAGCTGCTCTGTGTGACCGGGGCCCTGCTGGGCTACGCCGCCGTGCATGCCCGGGCCACGGCGCGGGCCGGGCGGCGCTCCGTGCTGGGGCTGGCCCTGGGCCTGCTGCTGGGCGGGCTGCTGCTCAGCGGCTCGCGCGCGGGGCTGGGGACGGCGGCGCTGCTCCTGGCCGCCGCCTGGGCCGCCGGGCGGCTCCCGGTCCGCACGCTGCTGACGGCCGGGGCCATCGCCCTGGGCCTCTGGGTCCTGGCCCACCCCGTGGCTTCGCCCGACGCCTCGCGCTTCCTTTACGCCCTGCCAGGGCGCATCATCGAACAACCCTTGACCGACGCCCAGTTGCGCAGCGCCGCGATCCTGGAGCACGCCCGCTGGAGCGCCAACTGGGAAGCCCTGAGGCTGTGGACCCAGGCCCCCGTCCTGGGCAGCGGGCTGGGGGTGTTCTACGCCAAGAGCCAGGCCCTGGTCGGCCAGGCCATCACCGTCCACAGCACGCCCATCTGGGTGCTGGCCGAGTTCGGGCTGGCGGGCATGGCCGTGCTGCTCGCGGGGGTCGCGCTCCTGGGGCGCCACGCCCTGCGCGGCTGGCGGGGCGCGGCCCACGCCCGGGCCCTGGGGCTCGTGCTGCTGGGCTTCGCGGTGTTCTGCCAGGTCCACGAGGTGCTCTACCAGCGCATCTTCTGGCTGCTGCTGGGCGCCCTGCTGGCCCTGCCCCGCGCGGCGGAGCCGCACCTCCCCGGCGCCGACGCCCCGCCGCCTCCCGCCCCGCAGACGTAA
- a CDS encoding TRAP transporter large permease: MTSGVLFAVGAFLAGLVLAVPLGWLFLASTGLGLGVSGMPDTFIIGTFYHSLNSYTLMAIGFFVFAGSLISEGGLADRIVGFSHLLVGKVKGGMALVGIIATLFMSALTGSSVPCISALVPLLVPRLEKYGYRKEYTTSVLCSASFLGYLIPPSVPALIYCLVAQQSVAAVFLSTVVPGLLLALGYAILNYGICHRYIDPAKAEHVEPDMTLPQRLARLRGATMGALPALGCPIVILVGIYGGICTPNEAGAVAVVYCVLVGLFVYRKLTLPGLNRAIAGSLVSIGVIALLIASGTVLGRYLVRAGVAQHLAELMLGTFDSRFMILLSMNAFLLLMGMFVEAIPILILSVPLVLPLMTGLGVNLVHLGAICIVNVGLGVITPPFAMSIFVGTRLSGSTYQEVLPIMLRYLCWVGIPVLLLTTYVPALSCWLPSLVLGPQAVGAW, encoded by the coding sequence ATGACCAGCGGAGTCCTTTTCGCCGTGGGCGCCTTCCTGGCGGGCCTGGTGCTGGCCGTGCCCCTGGGCTGGCTGTTCCTGGCCAGCACGGGCCTGGGCCTGGGCGTGTCCGGCATGCCGGACACCTTCATCATCGGCACCTTCTACCACTCCCTGAACAGCTACACCCTCATGGCCATCGGCTTCTTCGTCTTCGCCGGGAGCCTCATTTCCGAGGGCGGGCTGGCCGACCGCATTGTGGGCTTCTCGCACCTGCTGGTGGGCAAGGTCAAAGGCGGCATGGCCCTGGTGGGCATCATCGCCACGCTGTTCATGAGTGCGCTCACGGGCTCGTCGGTGCCCTGCATCTCGGCCCTGGTGCCGCTGCTGGTGCCGCGCCTGGAGAAGTACGGCTACCGCAAGGAGTACACCACCTCCGTGCTGTGCAGCGCGAGCTTCCTGGGCTACCTCATCCCGCCCAGCGTGCCCGCGCTGATCTACTGCCTGGTGGCCCAGCAGTCCGTGGCGGCGGTGTTCCTGTCCACGGTCGTGCCCGGCCTGCTGCTGGCCCTGGGCTACGCCATCCTCAACTACGGCATCTGCCACCGCTACATCGACCCCGCCAAGGCCGAGCATGTCGAGCCGGACATGACCCTGCCCCAGCGCCTGGCCCGCCTGCGCGGCGCGACCATGGGCGCCCTGCCCGCCCTGGGCTGCCCCATCGTCATCCTGGTGGGCATCTACGGGGGCATCTGCACGCCCAACGAGGCCGGGGCCGTGGCCGTGGTCTACTGCGTGCTCGTGGGCCTGTTCGTCTACCGCAAGCTGACCCTACCGGGCCTGAACCGGGCCATCGCCGGGTCGCTGGTCTCCATCGGCGTCATCGCCCTGCTCATCGCCTCGGGCACGGTGCTCGGGCGTTATCTGGTGCGCGCGGGCGTGGCCCAGCACCTGGCCGAACTGATGCTCGGCACCTTCGATTCGCGGTTCATGATCCTTCTGTCCATGAACGCCTTCCTGCTGCTCATGGGCATGTTCGTGGAGGCCATCCCGATCCTGATCCTCAGCGTGCCGCTGGTGCTGCCGCTGATGACCGGGCTGGGCGTGAACCTCGTGCACCTGGGGGCCATCTGCATCGTCAACGTGGGCCTGGGGGTCATCACCCCGCCCTTTGCCATGTCCATCTTCGTGGGCACGCGGCTGTCGGGCAGCACCTACCAGGAGGTGCTGCCCATCATGCTGCGCTACCTGTGCTGGGTGGGCATCCCCGTGCTGCTTTTGACCACCTACGTCCCGGCCCTGTCGTGCTGGCTGCCGAGCCTGGTGCTCGGGCCGCAGGCCGTGGGCGCCTGGTAG
- a CDS encoding N-acyl-D-amino-acid deacylase family protein — protein MQADLLITNARIVNGLGTPWFRGAVAARGGRIVAMGPGAASLPAAEVVDAQDRYLAPGFIDMHTHSDFDLLRSPDATGKLRQGVTTQAIGHCGYSAAPVCDEHLALLDAYAGFLKAGVQPPWTWRSFAQWLAHLEALPLGTNVVSFVGHGTLRIAVMGFSDQPASPAQLAAMRELAARCMAEGAVGMTSGLIYAPGIYADTDELVEVARGLAPLGGLYESHMRNESDDVVASVAELIEVGRRAGVAAQISHHKACGMQNYGLVGRTLALVDQARAQGQDVTLNFYPYDAASTTLRAILPAWVQEGGMGALAARLADPAVRERLRAEIEDGPGGWDNYYRNSGGAQGVILLFFPKTPQYEGRTLAEAAADMGRHPLDAAFDLIVRNRGEDTCAYKMISEDDMERIMRHPASIVASDSIPCAPGGKSHPRLSGTFPRVLDRYVRQRGVLSLEEAVRKMSAMPAQRMGLFDRGVIAPGLAADLVLLDMDRLRDTATFADPAAAPEGIDLVVVGGAVCLRDGQPTDARPGRVLRPGRTGGAC, from the coding sequence ATGCAAGCCGATCTGCTGATCACCAACGCGCGCATCGTCAACGGCCTGGGCACGCCCTGGTTCCGGGGCGCGGTGGCCGCCCGGGGCGGGCGCATCGTGGCCATGGGCCCCGGGGCGGCGAGCCTGCCCGCCGCCGAGGTCGTGGACGCCCAGGACCGCTATCTGGCCCCGGGCTTCATCGACATGCACACCCACTCGGACTTCGACCTGCTGCGCAGCCCCGACGCCACGGGCAAGCTGCGCCAGGGCGTGACCACCCAGGCCATCGGCCACTGCGGCTACAGCGCCGCCCCGGTGTGCGACGAGCACCTCGCCCTGCTGGACGCCTACGCGGGCTTCCTCAAGGCCGGGGTCCAGCCGCCGTGGACCTGGCGCAGCTTCGCCCAGTGGCTGGCGCACCTGGAGGCCCTGCCCCTGGGCACCAACGTGGTCAGCTTCGTGGGCCACGGCACGCTGCGCATCGCGGTCATGGGCTTTTCGGACCAGCCCGCGAGCCCCGCGCAGCTGGCCGCCATGCGCGAGCTGGCCGCCCGGTGCATGGCCGAGGGCGCCGTGGGCATGACCAGCGGGCTGATCTACGCCCCGGGCATCTACGCGGACACCGACGAGCTGGTGGAGGTGGCCCGGGGCCTGGCGCCCCTGGGCGGGCTGTACGAAAGCCACATGCGCAACGAGTCCGACGATGTGGTGGCCAGCGTGGCCGAGCTGATCGAGGTCGGGCGGCGCGCGGGCGTCGCGGCCCAGATCTCGCACCACAAGGCCTGCGGGATGCAGAACTACGGGCTGGTGGGCCGGACCCTGGCCCTGGTGGACCAGGCCCGGGCCCAGGGCCAGGACGTGACCCTGAACTTCTACCCCTACGACGCGGCCAGCACCACCCTGCGGGCCATCCTGCCCGCCTGGGTCCAGGAGGGCGGCATGGGCGCCCTGGCCGCGCGGCTGGCCGACCCCGCCGTGCGCGAACGCCTGCGCGCCGAGATCGAGGACGGCCCCGGCGGATGGGACAACTACTACCGCAACAGCGGCGGGGCCCAGGGCGTGATCCTGCTCTTCTTCCCCAAGACCCCGCAGTACGAGGGCCGGACCCTGGCCGAGGCCGCGGCGGACATGGGCCGCCACCCCCTGGACGCGGCCTTCGACCTCATCGTGCGCAACCGGGGCGAGGACACCTGCGCCTACAAGATGATCAGCGAGGACGATATGGAGCGCATCATGCGCCATCCGGCGTCCATCGTGGCCTCGGACTCCATCCCCTGCGCCCCGGGGGGCAAGTCGCACCCCCGGCTCTCGGGCACCTTCCCGCGCGTGCTGGACCGCTACGTGCGCCAGCGCGGCGTGCTGTCCCTGGAAGAGGCCGTGCGCAAGATGAGCGCCATGCCCGCCCAGCGCATGGGCCTGTTCGACCGGGGCGTCATCGCCCCGGGCCTGGCGGCGGACCTGGTGCTGCTGGACATGGACCGCCTGCGCGACACGGCGACCTTCGCCGACCCGGCGGCGGCGCCCGAGGGCATCGACCTCGTGGTGGTCGGCGGCGCCGTGTGCCTGCGCGACGGCCAGCCCACGGACGCCCGCCCGGGCCGGGTGCTGCGCCCGGGCCGGACCGGCGGCGCCTGCTGA
- a CDS encoding TRAP transporter small permease, translated as MKRLYLTLIRAIALLESTLCYSGLVLCSLMAFAQVLNRYILHLEIMWLGDLTLYLFVPTMILSISLTTRAGAHTSVDVFMDLAFEGRPRARQVYRVGVDALTLGIIVYMLPMGFKLFRHALKYPEYGTLVRWFDTSWIRQTVFLMLVLCALHAAHRVGTGVAALRKAPGAATEVTP; from the coding sequence ATGAAACGACTCTACCTGACCCTGATCCGGGCCATCGCGCTGCTGGAAAGCACCCTGTGCTACTCCGGGCTCGTGCTCTGCTCGCTCATGGCCTTCGCCCAGGTCCTCAACCGCTACATCCTGCACCTCGAAATCATGTGGCTCGGCGACCTGACCCTGTACCTTTTCGTGCCGACCATGATCCTGTCCATCAGCCTGACCACCCGCGCCGGGGCCCACACCTCGGTGGACGTGTTCATGGACCTGGCCTTCGAGGGCCGCCCCCGGGCCCGGCAGGTGTACCGCGTGGGGGTGGACGCCCTGACCCTGGGCATCATCGTCTACATGCTGCCCATGGGCTTCAAGCTCTTTCGCCACGCCCTGAAATATCCCGAATACGGCACCCTGGTGCGCTGGTTCGACACCAGCTGGATCCGCCAGACCGTTTTCCTGATGCTTGTGCTGTGCGCTCTCCACGCCGCGCACCGCGTCGGCACGGGCGTCGCGGCCCTGCGCAAGGCCCCGGGCGCCGCCACGGAGGTGACCCCATGA
- the cysC gene encoding adenylyl-sulfate kinase: MSFTLWFTGLSGAGKTTLSRCVYMELRRRGLAAELLDGDLIRNNFSSELGFSRRDRDVNVRRIGFVSHLLNRHGVISVVAAIAPYAQAREQNRELLETYVEVFVNCPLEVTERRDVKGLYARARAGQIANFTGISDPYEEPAAPEVTCFTDREDVAASVGRVVDYLEGCGLVPPADQCRLVETCEQDDRQWRNRLARLGYARAD; this comes from the coding sequence ATGAGCTTCACCCTCTGGTTCACCGGGCTGTCCGGCGCGGGCAAGACCACGTTGTCGCGCTGCGTCTACATGGAGCTGCGCCGTCGGGGGCTGGCTGCGGAGCTGCTGGACGGCGACCTCATCCGTAACAACTTCAGCTCCGAGCTGGGCTTTTCGCGCCGCGACCGCGACGTGAACGTGCGGCGCATCGGTTTTGTTTCGCACCTGCTCAACCGCCACGGGGTCATCAGCGTGGTGGCGGCCATCGCACCCTACGCCCAGGCCCGCGAGCAGAACCGCGAGCTGCTGGAGACCTACGTCGAGGTGTTCGTGAACTGCCCGCTGGAAGTCACCGAACGCCGCGACGTCAAGGGTCTCTATGCCCGGGCCCGGGCCGGGCAGATCGCCAACTTCACTGGAATTTCGGACCCCTACGAGGAGCCGGCCGCCCCCGAGGTCACCTGCTTCACGGACCGCGAGGATGTGGCCGCGAGCGTGGGCCGGGTGGTGGACTACCTGGAGGGCTGCGGCCTCGTGCCTCCGGCGGACCAGTGCCGTCTGGTGGAGACCTGCGAGCAGGACGACCGCCAGTGGCGCAACAGGCTGGCCCGCCTGGGCTACGCCAGGGCCGACTGA